In a genomic window of Brassica rapa cultivar Chiifu-401-42 chromosome A10, CAAS_Brap_v3.01, whole genome shotgun sequence:
- the LOC103844818 gene encoding putative zinc finger protein CONSTANS-LIKE 11 isoform X1, translating to MYADSGLMLRYMQNCSPDIQQFEDLFKPYKLSDAEMNNAFAESSNMHEYDIGEEGDLFKAPDPILEEPILAVDPLSAALTMISCGEDSSQGLCELPDLDLGSLQSGQQLLDKAFYECEQDLMMKSAMESTFSDVLDIKNISDVLDVKNVSDVLDIKNVSVVTAIDEKQDMQKSVSSGNLSSMDWSQAQQEAVVIQNFPDFAQLDFSSDYGMRRAFSEGDIQKLGTGLVPSPLDRIIVSCTSEDRREKLSRYRNKKSRRNFGRKIKYACRKALADSQPRIRGRFAKTEERK from the exons ATGTATGCAGATTCAGGGTTAATGCTCCGTTACATGCAAAACTGTTCTCCAGATATTCAACAATTTGAAGACCTCTTCAAACCATACAAGCTCTCAGATGCTGAAATG AACAACGCTTTTGCTGAGTCATCAAACATGCATGAGTATGATATCGGAGAAGAAGGAGATCTGTTCAAAGCTCCTGATCCAATTCTTGAAGAACCAATCTTAGCCGTTGATCCACTCTCAGCTGCCTTAACCATGATCTCTTGCGGTGAAGACTCTTCCCAAGGGCTTTGTGAGCTTCCTGATCTCGATCTCGGGTCGTTACAAAGTGGTCAGCAGCTTCTTGATAAAGCTTTCTATGAATGTGAGCAAGATCTCATGATGAAGTCAGCTATGGAGTCTACGTTCTCTGATGTGCTAGACATCAAGAACATCTCTGATGTGTTAGATGTCAAGAACGTCTCTGATGTGTTAGACATCAAGAACGTCTCTGTGGTGACGGCCATAGATGAGAAGCAGGATATGCAGAAGAGCGTAAGCTCGGGGAATTTGAGCTCTATGGATTGGTCACAGGCACAGCAGGAGGCTGTTGTGATTCAGAACTTTCCTGATTTTGCTCAGCTAGATTTTAGTTCTGATTATGGGATGCGAAGAGCCTTTAGTGAAGGTGACATACAG AAACTCGGGACTGGTCTTGTTCCATCTCCATTAGATAGGATTATTGTGAGTTGTACTTCGGAGGATCGACGTGAGAAGCTATCCCGATACAGGAACAAGAAGAGCAGGCGAAATTTCGGGCGCAAAATCAAg TATGCTTGTAGGAAAGCTCTTGCGGATAGCCAACCAAGGATCCGAGGAAGGTTTGCGAAAACAGAGGAGAGGAAGTAG
- the LOC103844818 gene encoding putative zinc finger protein CONSTANS-LIKE 11 isoform X2 — protein MHEYDIGEEGDLFKAPDPILEEPILAVDPLSAALTMISCGEDSSQGLCELPDLDLGSLQSGQQLLDKAFYECEQDLMMKSAMESTFSDVLDIKNISDVLDVKNVSDVLDIKNVSVVTAIDEKQDMQKSVSSGNLSSMDWSQAQQEAVVIQNFPDFAQLDFSSDYGMRRAFSEGDIQKLGTGLVPSPLDRIIVSCTSEDRREKLSRYRNKKSRRNFGRKIKYACRKALADSQPRIRGRFAKTEERK, from the exons ATGCATGAGTATGATATCGGAGAAGAAGGAGATCTGTTCAAAGCTCCTGATCCAATTCTTGAAGAACCAATCTTAGCCGTTGATCCACTCTCAGCTGCCTTAACCATGATCTCTTGCGGTGAAGACTCTTCCCAAGGGCTTTGTGAGCTTCCTGATCTCGATCTCGGGTCGTTACAAAGTGGTCAGCAGCTTCTTGATAAAGCTTTCTATGAATGTGAGCAAGATCTCATGATGAAGTCAGCTATGGAGTCTACGTTCTCTGATGTGCTAGACATCAAGAACATCTCTGATGTGTTAGATGTCAAGAACGTCTCTGATGTGTTAGACATCAAGAACGTCTCTGTGGTGACGGCCATAGATGAGAAGCAGGATATGCAGAAGAGCGTAAGCTCGGGGAATTTGAGCTCTATGGATTGGTCACAGGCACAGCAGGAGGCTGTTGTGATTCAGAACTTTCCTGATTTTGCTCAGCTAGATTTTAGTTCTGATTATGGGATGCGAAGAGCCTTTAGTGAAGGTGACATACAG AAACTCGGGACTGGTCTTGTTCCATCTCCATTAGATAGGATTATTGTGAGTTGTACTTCGGAGGATCGACGTGAGAAGCTATCCCGATACAGGAACAAGAAGAGCAGGCGAAATTTCGGGCGCAAAATCAAg TATGCTTGTAGGAAAGCTCTTGCGGATAGCCAACCAAGGATCCGAGGAAGGTTTGCGAAAACAGAGGAGAGGAAGTAG